From the Desulfosarcina sp. BuS5 genome, one window contains:
- a CDS encoding DEAD/DEAH box helicase family protein, translated as MALHKNFPKSPHAILNPDIRWFPADEALRESSYEKLLPPLVHELRKKVRAWRDNGYEGATDTSIALLNWWFNQEHFLPKSDGTMEEFQYYFAQQEAVESIIYLYDLVKVKDKYDLLRFDSSGAVSAGMFDESWRRFVVKMATGTGKTKVMSLVLAWSYFHKLYEPDSDLARNFLLITPNIIVLDRIRSDFDGLRIFFKDPVLPHNGYSGGFEGRNWRDDFQLTLHIQDEVNVIRKTGNIFLTNIHRVYSGNDVEPSPDDEDTMDYFLGKRPTGATTDSKVDLGDIVRDIDELVVLNDEAHHIHDPEMAWFKAVEDIHNKLKQKDKFLSLQVDMTATPRHNNGAIFVQTVSDYPLVEAISQNIVKHPVLPDSASRAKLRERQSSKYTEKYADYLNLGVEEWRSAYKEHEKMGKKAILFVMTDDTKNCDDVAEYLEATYPDFKDAVLVIHTKNNGEISEAKSGKKKEELEKLRRQSNEIDSWDNPFKAIVSVMMLKEGWDVKNVTTIVGLRPYSAKSNILPEQTLGRGLRKMYSGYDAEEYVSVVGTDAFISFVESIRSEGVELEHRAMGEGTRPNTPIVVEIDNENRKKDIDNLDIEIPVLTPRVYREYKNLDSLNTGNFGHKKVEYKTFTIEEQREIIFKDITTGEINHATILDSGAVTDYRSVVGYFTRVIMKDLRLVSGYDVLYGKVKYFIQDDLFEKPVDLENLNTLRNLSELEANKTLVEIFKKQINDLTVQNKGDAKIHDTIKLTKTRPFIAKEQGYIVPKKSVFNKIIGDSNLELQFAAFLEECDDIISYVKNYMAVHFKIDYVNAKGDISNYYSDFIVKKSAKEIFIVETKGLEDLDVPLKMERLKQWCIDINKAQPEIKYDYIFVDEESFDKFKPKSFEELIRNFTKYRWPHLYPESTPAFLKPKLKK; from the coding sequence ATGGCGCTGCATAAAAACTTTCCAAAATCCCCCCATGCAATCCTCAACCCGGATATCCGCTGGTTTCCGGCAGATGAAGCCCTCCGTGAGTCAAGCTATGAAAAGCTGCTGCCACCCCTGGTGCATGAGCTGCGTAAAAAGGTAAGGGCATGGCGGGATAACGGCTATGAAGGGGCAACAGATACCAGTATCGCCTTGCTGAACTGGTGGTTTAATCAAGAACATTTTTTGCCGAAATCAGACGGCACGATGGAAGAATTTCAATATTACTTTGCCCAGCAAGAGGCGGTTGAAAGCATCATCTACCTTTATGATCTGGTTAAGGTAAAGGATAAATATGATCTGCTTCGTTTTGATTCATCCGGCGCTGTTTCCGCCGGGATGTTTGATGAATCCTGGCGACGCTTTGTTGTCAAAATGGCGACCGGCACCGGCAAGACCAAGGTGATGAGCCTGGTGCTGGCGTGGTCTTATTTCCATAAACTTTATGAGCCTGATTCGGATCTGGCGCGTAACTTTCTGCTGATTACACCCAATATCATTGTACTGGATAGAATCCGCAGCGACTTTGACGGGTTGCGGATATTCTTTAAAGACCCGGTACTGCCGCATAATGGATATTCAGGCGGTTTTGAGGGACGAAACTGGCGCGATGATTTTCAACTGACCCTGCATATTCAGGATGAGGTTAATGTTATCCGCAAGACAGGCAATATATTTTTAACCAATATTCATCGTGTTTATTCCGGAAATGATGTGGAGCCGTCCCCTGATGATGAAGATACAATGGATTATTTTCTGGGCAAACGTCCCACTGGCGCTACCACGGATTCCAAAGTCGATCTTGGGGATATTGTCCGCGATATTGATGAACTGGTAGTTTTAAATGACGAAGCCCACCATATTCATGATCCTGAAATGGCGTGGTTTAAAGCGGTTGAGGATATTCACAACAAGCTGAAACAGAAGGATAAATTTCTTTCCCTGCAAGTGGATATGACAGCCACACCCAGGCACAATAATGGCGCAATTTTTGTACAGACGGTTTCGGATTACCCTTTGGTAGAGGCCATTTCGCAAAATATAGTCAAACATCCTGTACTGCCGGATTCCGCCAGTCGCGCCAAGCTCCGTGAACGGCAAAGTTCAAAATATACGGAAAAATATGCCGATTACCTGAACCTGGGTGTTGAAGAGTGGCGCAGTGCATATAAAGAACATGAAAAGATGGGCAAAAAAGCCATTCTCTTTGTGATGACGGACGATACAAAAAACTGTGATGATGTGGCTGAATATCTCGAGGCAACCTATCCTGATTTTAAAGATGCCGTGCTGGTGATTCATACAAAAAATAACGGTGAAATCAGTGAGGCGAAAAGCGGCAAAAAAAAGGAGGAGCTGGAAAAGCTGCGCAGACAGTCCAATGAGATTGATAGCTGGGACAACCCTTTTAAGGCTATCGTCTCGGTGATGATGCTCAAAGAGGGCTGGGATGTAAAAAACGTAACCACCATCGTGGGCTTGCGTCCCTATTCCGCTAAAAGTAATATTTTACCGGAGCAGACCCTGGGACGGGGCTTGCGTAAGATGTATTCCGGCTATGATGCGGAAGAATACGTCAGCGTTGTGGGGACGGATGCTTTTATAAGTTTTGTGGAGTCCATCCGGTCCGAAGGTGTTGAGCTTGAGCACAGGGCAATGGGTGAAGGCACCAGGCCGAACACACCGATTGTCGTTGAAATTGATAATGAAAACAGAAAAAAGGATATCGATAATCTTGATATCGAGATTCCGGTATTAACTCCGAGGGTCTATCGGGAATACAAGAATCTTGACAGTCTAAACACAGGGAATTTTGGCCACAAAAAAGTAGAATACAAGACGTTCACCATCGAAGAACAGCGTGAGATTATATTTAAGGATATAACTACAGGCGAGATCAATCATGCAACCATTCTGGATTCAGGAGCGGTTACCGACTATCGCTCTGTGGTGGGATACTTCACCCGGGTTATTATGAAGGATTTAAGGCTGGTCAGCGGTTATGATGTGCTGTACGGAAAAGTAAAATATTTTATTCAGGATGACTTATTTGAAAAACCGGTTGACCTTGAGAATCTGAATACCTTGCGAAATCTGTCCGAACTTGAAGCAAACAAAACTTTGGTGGAAATATTTAAAAAGCAGATTAATGATTTAACTGTGCAGAACAAGGGAGACGCAAAAATTCATGATACGATCAAGTTGACAAAGACACGCCCGTTTATTGCTAAAGAGCAGGGATATATCGTACCGAAGAAAAGTGTTTTTAATAAAATCATTGGCGACAGTAATCTGGAATTACAGTTTGCCGCATTTCTTGAAGAGTGCGACGACATTATTTCCTATGTGAAAAACTATATGGCCGTTCATTTCAAGATTGATTATGTTAACGCAAAGGGCGATATATCCAACTATTATTCGGATTTTATTGTCAAAAAATCAGCAAAAGAAATTTTTATTGTTGAAACCAAAGGCCTGGAAGATCTTGATGTGCCTTTGAAAATGGAAAGGTTGAAGCAGTGGTGCATTGATATCAACAAAGCACAACCAGAAATCAAGTATGATTATATTTTTGTAGATGAGGAGAGTTTCGATAAATTCAAGCCAAAAAGTTTTGAGGAATTAATCAGAAACTTTACAAAATACAGGTGGCCGCATCTTTATCCTGAATCGACACCAGCCTTTTTAAAACCTAAATTGAAAAAATAA
- a CDS encoding dockerin type I repeat-containing protein: MKNKIVCLAVILFSMLIAAHSTLAGVNVFAEGAYTDDDLAIYIYANTNVEGLTVLRSAGVKLTYNASQLAAVSADKNEAVWSLGGEEYMNPETSTPGEVVIILGKLDPDDTSAGVSGERVLLGVVKFNRISGQFDPENPELNLTYGKRGTEIPGSNPTEYSFKNFVDTDANVLDDTAVSFTPVTEIYERGDANADGSINISDVTEIRKMVFNQIPKTCYADCNNDGDVNISDVTSIRDKVFQ; the protein is encoded by the coding sequence ATGAAAAATAAAATAGTTTGTTTAGCAGTGATACTTTTTTCAATGCTTATCGCGGCCCATTCCACGCTGGCCGGCGTTAATGTTTTTGCAGAAGGTGCCTATACAGACGACGACCTGGCGATATATATCTATGCCAACACCAACGTTGAAGGTCTGACCGTCCTGAGAAGCGCAGGAGTGAAGCTTACATATAATGCTTCGCAATTAGCAGCCGTCAGCGCCGACAAAAACGAAGCCGTCTGGTCACTTGGGGGTGAAGAATACATGAATCCGGAAACAAGCACTCCCGGCGAAGTGGTGATTATCCTGGGCAAGCTCGACCCTGATGATACATCTGCCGGGGTTAGCGGAGAAAGAGTGCTTCTTGGAGTAGTAAAATTCAACCGCATATCAGGCCAATTTGATCCTGAAAACCCTGAATTGAATCTCACTTACGGCAAGCGCGGCACGGAGATTCCCGGGAGTAACCCCACGGAATACAGCTTCAAGAATTTTGTGGATACTGATGCGAACGTTCTGGATGATACGGCTGTATCGTTTACACCGGTTACTGAAATTTACGAACGTGGGGATGCGAATGCGGATGGAAGCATAAATATTTCAGACGTAACTGAAATAAGAAAAATGGTTTTCAATCAAATTCCAAAAACCTGCTATGCTGACTGCAATAATGACGGTGATGTAAACATTTCGGATGTAACGTCTATAAGAGATAAGGTATTTCAATAA
- the recB gene encoding exodeoxyribonuclease V subunit beta yields MEKFDQINTPLAGKNLIEASAGTGKTYTIAGIFLRLVVEKKIPSEEILVVTFTKAATEELKDRIRKRLVEAKEAFLSGSTDDPFLNALVNRHENQPQAVRLIENALLDFDRAAIFTIHGFCQRILHENAFETGILFDTELIVDQSSIIQEIADDFWRKHYYKKSPEFLGIALKKTSSPEYYAALLNKIKNPEVRIVPEVTEPAPVDIIPFKKNLKKIKNIWPSARRRVIDLLNDPVLYANVYGNLKPSYAVHGFTNREAKIAELAGAMDKYTTENNIGIPVFKGFENFTATKIQKSTKKNLSPPADEFFDICNELLISFKLIEKQVDEYLLYLKTDFFRYAGTELLKRKKNSNIRFFDDLLTRVHDTLKQDGRDDLLLQAVRGRYRAALLDEFQDTDPVQFKIFSRIFNSEQHLLFMIGDPKQSIYSFRGADIFSYINAALKADYKYTLTENWRSNPRLITAVNTIFSGIKAPFVYKEIGFNKVKPGSPDCADRIFEAPLELWYLSSRKINAQDKPVNKNDALYLIAEAVSCKIAELVLSDNIHEGDIAVLVRTNRQARIIKESLSGKNIPSALYYTGNIFDSHEAFEMEQILKGIAAPGRDRPLRAALVTDIMGVTGDFLKSVEGDQQWWETRIASFSEYYGLWNKHGFMRMFGRFMALERVKERLLKLQDGERRVTNILHLAEILHHKSLKLNISELIKWFSAQRDTTITRLEEDQIRLESDEQSVRIVTMHKSKGLEYRIVFCPYTWEGSLRSDKEVMFHDNNDNRSLVLDLGSDDFSSNSLQACNELLAENIRLLYVALTRAKSLCYFVCGRINTAETSALSYILHNRNTTDPENIVSTLKETFKKKNDVDLIKDLNDLADKSEGTIKVVPLPAAGKTKPIPLAKDEQNLHYRHFSRKIDTDWKISSYSSLISQRALNAVHNQTGEPAYSYSGSSDKAALDKGSIASFPKGAHAGLFFHDIFEHLDFEMDASGYPEALVEKKLLEYSFDASWKDAVCGMINRVLAIPLASGESRFPLSTVASTERINEMEFYFALNPVSVEMLGSIFADYAETDLSGDFPDYIEKLTFMPAKGFMKGYIDMVFRAGNKYYLIDWKSNFLGEKINNYDQDSMLRVMKADYYILQYHLYALALHQYLGTRVRGYSYTKDFGGIFYVFIRGVDPACGHDYGIYFDLPSKDMMNRLGTALMPGFMACV; encoded by the coding sequence ATGGAAAAATTTGACCAAATAAATACGCCCCTTGCGGGTAAAAATCTTATAGAAGCCAGCGCCGGAACAGGTAAAACATACACAATAGCCGGGATCTTTCTGCGCCTTGTTGTGGAGAAAAAAATTCCGTCTGAAGAGATCCTGGTAGTCACCTTTACCAAAGCTGCCACTGAAGAACTTAAGGACCGGATTCGCAAAAGACTGGTGGAGGCGAAAGAGGCGTTTTTAAGCGGCTCCACGGACGATCCTTTTTTGAATGCTCTTGTTAATAGGCATGAAAATCAACCACAGGCTGTCAGGTTGATAGAAAACGCTCTTTTAGACTTTGACAGGGCCGCAATATTCACAATCCACGGTTTCTGCCAGAGAATCCTGCATGAGAATGCTTTTGAAACCGGAATTTTGTTTGATACGGAACTGATCGTTGACCAGAGTAGTATTATTCAGGAAATAGCCGATGATTTCTGGAGAAAGCATTATTATAAAAAATCTCCGGAGTTTTTAGGAATCGCACTAAAAAAAACATCCAGCCCTGAATATTATGCGGCATTGCTCAATAAAATAAAAAATCCGGAAGTCAGGATAGTACCTGAAGTTACGGAACCTGCCCCTGTAGATATCATACCTTTTAAAAAAAATTTAAAAAAAATTAAGAACATCTGGCCATCTGCAAGGCGCAGGGTTATTGATTTATTGAACGATCCTGTTCTTTACGCTAATGTTTACGGTAACCTGAAACCTTCTTACGCAGTTCACGGTTTTACCAACAGAGAAGCAAAGATTGCTGAACTGGCCGGGGCCATGGACAAATATACAACTGAAAATAATATCGGTATCCCGGTTTTTAAAGGATTTGAAAACTTTACTGCAACAAAAATTCAAAAATCGACCAAAAAGAATTTGAGCCCGCCGGCTGACGAATTTTTCGATATATGCAATGAACTTCTTATTTCCTTTAAACTTATAGAAAAGCAAGTTGATGAGTATTTATTATACCTTAAAACGGATTTTTTTCGTTATGCCGGAACTGAGCTGTTAAAAAGAAAAAAAAACAGCAACATACGGTTTTTTGACGATCTTCTCACAAGGGTGCATGATACCCTTAAACAAGACGGGCGCGATGATCTTCTTTTGCAGGCTGTTAGAGGTCGCTACCGTGCAGCTCTTTTAGATGAATTTCAGGATACTGATCCTGTGCAGTTCAAAATTTTTTCCAGGATTTTTAATTCGGAACAGCACCTGCTTTTTATGATCGGCGACCCCAAACAGTCCATCTACAGTTTCAGGGGAGCAGACATCTTTTCATATATAAATGCTGCTTTAAAAGCCGATTACAAATACACCCTTACCGAAAACTGGCGTTCAAATCCACGGCTTATAACTGCTGTAAATACGATTTTTTCCGGTATCAAGGCACCTTTTGTATATAAAGAAATCGGATTTAACAAGGTAAAGCCCGGCTCCCCAGACTGCGCAGACCGAATATTCGAGGCGCCCCTGGAACTCTGGTATTTATCATCCCGGAAAATTAACGCGCAGGATAAACCCGTAAACAAGAACGATGCTCTTTATCTGATTGCGGAAGCTGTTTCCTGTAAAATCGCAGAACTGGTTCTGTCGGATAATATTCACGAAGGCGATATTGCCGTCCTTGTCAGAACAAACCGCCAGGCGCGTATAATAAAAGAATCTCTATCCGGAAAAAATATACCCTCGGCGCTCTATTATACCGGAAATATATTCGACTCCCACGAAGCATTTGAAATGGAGCAAATTCTGAAAGGGATTGCTGCTCCCGGCCGTGACAGACCTTTAAGAGCAGCCCTTGTAACGGATATCATGGGCGTCACAGGCGACTTTTTAAAATCTGTGGAAGGTGATCAACAATGGTGGGAAACCAGGATAGCAAGCTTTAGCGAATATTATGGTTTATGGAACAAACATGGTTTTATGCGGATGTTCGGAAGGTTTATGGCTTTAGAAAGAGTAAAGGAGAGGCTCTTAAAACTTCAGGATGGCGAACGGAGAGTAACAAATATACTTCACCTGGCGGAGATTCTTCATCATAAGTCCCTTAAACTCAACATTTCAGAGCTGATTAAATGGTTTTCAGCTCAGCGCGATACTACCATCACAAGGCTTGAGGAAGACCAGATACGCCTTGAAAGCGACGAGCAATCAGTCAGGATTGTAACTATGCATAAAAGCAAAGGTCTCGAATACAGAATAGTATTTTGCCCTTATACATGGGAGGGGTCATTACGGAGCGATAAAGAGGTAATGTTCCATGATAACAACGATAACAGATCTCTTGTACTCGATCTCGGTTCCGACGATTTCAGCAGCAATTCACTCCAGGCCTGCAATGAACTTCTGGCCGAGAATATCAGGCTGCTGTATGTGGCCTTGACAAGGGCAAAATCTTTATGCTATTTTGTGTGTGGCAGGATTAATACCGCCGAAACATCTGCGCTCTCCTATATTTTGCATAATAGAAATACCACAGACCCGGAAAACATAGTATCAACACTCAAAGAGACCTTTAAGAAAAAAAACGATGTTGACCTTATAAAGGATTTAAATGACTTGGCGGATAAATCAGAAGGAACCATCAAAGTAGTTCCTCTGCCTGCCGCGGGTAAAACAAAGCCAATTCCCCTGGCTAAGGATGAACAGAATCTTCATTACAGGCATTTTTCGAGGAAGATAGATACTGACTGGAAAATATCCAGCTATTCGTCACTTATATCCCAAAGAGCCCTTAACGCAGTTCATAACCAGACCGGTGAACCGGCATATTCATATTCAGGATCGTCTGACAAGGCAGCCCTTGATAAAGGAAGCATTGCATCTTTTCCCAAGGGAGCACATGCGGGTCTTTTTTTCCATGATATATTTGAACACCTTGATTTTGAGATGGATGCCTCCGGATATCCGGAAGCGCTGGTTGAAAAAAAATTACTTGAATACAGTTTCGATGCGTCATGGAAGGATGCTGTTTGTGGGATGATAAACAGGGTTCTCGCCATTCCTTTGGCAAGCGGAGAAAGCAGGTTTCCCCTATCAACAGTTGCATCAACGGAACGAATAAATGAGATGGAGTTCTATTTTGCCTTAAATCCTGTTTCCGTAGAAATGCTGGGGTCTATATTTGCCGATTATGCCGAAACGGATCTTTCCGGCGATTTTCCGGATTATATTGAAAAACTGACTTTCATGCCCGCCAAAGGTTTCATGAAGGGCTATATTGACATGGTCTTCAGGGCCGGCAACAAATATTACCTCATAGATTGGAAGTCAAACTTTCTCGGGGAAAAAATTAATAACTATGATCAGGATTCAATGCTGAGAGTAATGAAGGCTGATTATTATATACTCCAATACCACCTTTATGCACTCGCACTGCACCAGTACCTGGGCACAAGGGTAAGAGGATATAGTTACACCAAGGATTTCGGCGGGATATTTTATGTTTTTATCAGGGGAGTCGATCCTGCCTGCGGCCATGATTACGGTATATACTTCGACTTGCCGAGCAAAGATATGATGAACAGACTGGGCACAGCTTTAATGCCCGGATTTATGGCCTGCGTTTAA
- a CDS encoding PKD domain-containing protein: MKILINQVLLFFSYMLFYIAIIPVMSDAHAYDLNRRGIAMGGSAASDGKSYYYDVNVKINDDEAVYFTAIPAYTKDADYLFQYFPRYGKTYSFQATAYDSHGYQGAASVVSDNLISNFTTSDCSAVTVPIADPGPDQLAQVGNEVSLDAGDSYDFFYNDKASILYYWECYAWPGDGEITLSDQNAVNPVFTPAKEGTYYFRLYIADTAADVSFNRSPVRYVAVNAVNDIADYVIANPGSPKSIPLGGNVILDGSLSSATSETVYYKWEALNKTVDIQNSDQPVASFTPQTTGTYAFQLTVTAEHDFSSKITFVSVYDEAEVGSLYYQDIDHGCTDCSISDQDDDGDIDGIDLAALALSFNSQKGLDTYKKEYDFDRNLRIDKNDLMMTTGCYGKIVIQN, translated from the coding sequence ATGAAAATATTAATAAACCAGGTTCTGTTATTTTTTTCTTATATGCTTTTTTACATTGCCATTATTCCGGTTATGTCCGATGCGCATGCTTATGATTTAAACCGCAGGGGGATCGCCATGGGTGGATCGGCTGCGTCTGATGGAAAATCATATTATTATGATGTAAATGTAAAAATAAATGACGATGAAGCCGTCTATTTTACAGCAATACCCGCTTACACAAAGGATGCGGACTATCTTTTTCAATATTTCCCCCGCTACGGAAAAACCTATTCCTTTCAAGCAACAGCATACGACAGCCATGGCTATCAAGGAGCAGCATCTGTAGTTTCGGATAACTTAATCTCAAATTTTACGACCTCGGATTGTTCAGCCGTCACAGTGCCGATAGCTGATCCAGGTCCGGATCAACTTGCGCAGGTCGGTAATGAAGTATCTCTTGATGCCGGAGACAGCTATGATTTTTTTTATAATGACAAAGCTTCTATTTTATATTACTGGGAATGTTATGCTTGGCCCGGGGATGGAGAAATTACACTCTCCGATCAGAATGCTGTGAATCCTGTTTTTACTCCTGCAAAAGAAGGCACTTACTATTTCAGGCTGTATATCGCTGATACTGCGGCGGATGTTTCATTTAACCGGAGTCCCGTACGGTATGTTGCTGTAAATGCAGTCAATGATATTGCAGACTATGTTATAGCGAATCCCGGTTCACCTAAAAGTATCCCTTTGGGGGGAAATGTAATCCTTGACGGGAGCCTTTCCTCGGCAACTTCCGAAACAGTTTATTACAAATGGGAGGCGTTGAATAAAACCGTTGACATTCAGAATTCGGATCAGCCGGTTGCATCTTTTACACCTCAGACAACAGGCACTTATGCTTTTCAGTTGACGGTAACCGCGGAACACGATTTTTCATCAAAAATTACTTTTGTATCGGTTTACGACGAGGCCGAAGTCGGAAGCCTTTATTATCAGGATATTGACCATGGTTGTACAGATTGTTCAATATCGGATCAGGATGATGATGGAGATATCGACGGAATAGACCTGGCGGCTTTGGCATTATCATTCAATTCCCAAAAAGGTCTTGATACTTATAAAAAGGAATATGATTTCGACCGGAACCTGCGGATCGATAAAAACGATCTGATGATGACAACCGGTTGTTACGGCAAAATAGTAATTCAAAATTAA